The sequence below is a genomic window from Plasmodium coatneyi strain Hackeri chromosome 13, complete sequence.
GCGGCTATTGCAGAAGAGATAATAGCGGGGATGTTGCTGTTCTCAGGGAAGGTGGGCACAGTACTTTCCTGATGGCCATGCGCATGGGAAGAAATTCGACCATCGGGCATTGTTGTCCCCCTTTCTTTGGATTCTAATTCAGATTTCAATTCTGATGGTTTTGGAATATTATTTTCAGCAGTACCAGTACTAGTGCTTTTGCACACCTTATTGTATAAGATACaatatccttccttcccgCCTTGACTGCCGGTCCTTCCTGGGATTTGGCATTCAGTCTGCATTCCATCGCAGGCCTTCTGAGCAGTCATCAGAtatgttttatatttgtCGAAACAtgttttttcgcttttcccTATTTCTGtctgtatatatgaatgGTCTTGGGAGTAGtcaaacatttttcttctttgtttgaACTGTTCTTCGTCATCATTATGGAACTCAAAGCAGTTGTCAAATTCTTCCCAATTAGCTTTTACTGTGTTATCTACCTTTTCCATAATGTCCTTGAAATTATCACCCTTATAAGTTCCGGACAATATGTCACCAACAAAGTAATAAAGGAACCTACATTTCCTCTGATATTCATCTGTACTCTGTTTTATTCCATCTATATAGCAAAGTGACTTTATAATTTCACTAACAGTTGAACCTGATATACCATGTCCCCTCAGCATGGCGTCCACTTTCCTTGAGAACTTCTGCTCATCATTACAATCGCCCCGACGTATCCTCAATTCTTCATACACTCCTCTGGATGGTAACTTTTTCAAACATTGTTCTCCCccttcctataaatatggaaTTGGCAGAatgaaatgtatatatatgtacattctatTACATTTGTACATGTTCACACATTATATGCAGCAACATACACAACCCACATtgtccccttccccttttcacatttgCACTTACCCCTGGAGccattttccttaatttggGTTTgtttccttatatttttaatgcataaACCTTTTTGTACATTGTGTACTTATCTTCATATTTGCTTTTAGTCTATCCTACCAGTTCTGGAAAGATAGGCAAAATTATTctttacacacacatccctatAAGCATACGATAACCTTATGTATACTAAGTTCCTACTCTTCTATTAGATCcttatttctcttttttaaggATCACAAATTTCTTTCTAAAACTtgaattgtacatataaatttataccTACTATATACGTAGAGCATTATTCACTGAGTATAACAGAAGGGAGAATGATGGAAGGAGTGttatgttaggggtggtaggtggaaggaagggttattAGGAGGAGTGgcacacattccttatttattacttttctttcctttctataTTACTACACTCTGCATTAGtttgtgtattattatattacacATCCCTTACACTTATTtatactttctttttaaaatgtaatttttcttccccatttcctaaagtgaaaaatttctaaaattatattatttcgaCCCTAGGGAAATATATTCCATACGCACATAAAATTACTACAGAAATTCCTTtatatagcatatatatttattctacaCTGAGTACTTTACTTTTCCCCCTCACTTATGTACTTAAGAACGTTTTCAGTTGAATATACAcgtataaggaagaaatgtatgAAGTGAATTTTTAACTTATTGTGTTCGGTATTTGGTACcttataaagaaatatatggaCACATATGTGTCCCTATACATTGgtattcccccccttttttttcctttgattCCTTCCctgttttatatttatctCGTATTAATAACTACCCTCTCCCCCTTTCATTCTTATTTTACAACAGCATGACAGCGGGTTAGGGTTAACGCTCTAACCTATAActtgcttttattttcctccttattttAATAGAAcgctgaaggaggaaagttAATTTGTTAGTAGATACAGGGGAGTATAAAAGCATCACTATGCCGTGGTCATAAATAAAGGGGAGGACGGTGGAGCAGGCACACTaaacataaataagtaaaatgGTTTACATGTATTAGGAATGATtcatgtacgtatatatgtgaagtAGGAAATGATTcctatgtatgtatatatgtgtggggAGAGGAAAGTGTTGCTCATTTATtgtaatatgtgtacagtttatgtgtacataatgGCAGCATCTgctcttttttatgtatgaAGGTATTGCACGTCCTTATAATTTGAAGGGGGGAATATACGCTATCATGCCACATATAATTAGTAGGAAGTAGGAAGGGCATGGCATTACACATTTAATGATGGACACTatgataacttatattcttccttcctctttgtCCAGATGGTGgcctaccattatatatggtagatgctccatctgtGGAATTTGTTGTTGAAGCTATTGTAGTAGAATTATCGgttgttgtatataatgtggaTGTTTCTGTTAACAATTCGTCAAAGTTCTGAAGTCCTGCggatcttttctttcttgtgctgcttcttcttcctcctccatttccagaagaatgattaccgaaccaagaaggtaaaagattatactaaaaaataaaaggagtggAAAGAGGCGTGGGGAAAGGTAGAAaggtgtattatatatatttatatgcctacatatagttatatatgtatatatatgaatatatgtaaatatatatacatacgacACTATTGGAATTGCACTTTATAATGgtaattttaccttatacaaAAAGAATGCCAATGCAGGTAGTCCAACTATTCCTAATGCAGAAGAGGCAACAACGGGAGTGGTGGTACCACCACCAGCTCCCCCCTGTGGCAACTGATCTGTTGACGCTTCCTTCCCCGCTAATGAAGTAATTTCTGAATGTTGTGAAAGCAACTGTGTTAAGCAACTATCCAGACTATCCTCTTCGTCCGATGCTGGTGGAAGGACCTCCTCTGGGGACGttgccttttctttcagttGTGATGGTGGTGGGATAGGTTTGCTACCACAACCACCATGACCATTTTGCTggaactttttcttccagaATTCTGTACAGAAGTTATCACCCCCATTAGAGGGACAATTTGCTTGTACTTTTCTATATGCATCATCAGCTCCACCATCTGTACTAATTTCCTCAACACCATTTAGGTAGCTATCATATTTCTGTGCACAGGAAGACCCATCGGATCcggaattttttatttggttcCATATGGTTTGGtagtcataataataatcgaagactttttttctttgcttgaGGAAAGTTGTGTCCATGGTACTGCTTAAAAAAGTGCTAGCACACAATCCGGTGGAATCGCTCAACTTATTGAAGAAGCTTTGTATAACTTCCTTAAGTTTAGCATTTCCTCCTTGCAATTTTCCTTCTAGTTTGTCTCCTAaccagaaataaaaaaaattacacaccaCCCCCACCTTACAAGATGGGGGtggttccttctcctttgtATTTAATTTAGATATGGAACACCAAACATTCGCAATTTCTTCCGGTTTAACTGCGCCCATATGATTCTGTTTCAACTTATTCCCTAAAATATCCAATATTCCCTCTGTCCAGGTGCTGATGTCCGAACATATTTGTTTGCCACCATTCTTGTTTTCTTCGAATTTTGCATAAATttgtttggaaggtaatgtaTTCACATTACACTCACCCTACAGAGAATTTATTggcaaaatataaaaatgtatatatgtgtaatcgTACTCCTAAATTTATTGTGCTATGTATAGAgcaatattatatgtacaccacATTAATATACATCTTATTTTATGGAGCAAATAAATGAAGCGTGTATTACTCTTTTCATGGTTTaattgtacatttatttggtatatgtaataaaatttatattagaatATGTTCATATGTTCATGAGGAATGAATAtgtgataattttttcctgttccttcattttgaattgtcatgaaatttttattcccttccaTTAATGATACatattgtttaatttttcactaCATACaatatacaatacatatgtatcagaatcagtatacacatatatgtaaagaaaaaagtagaaataattagggtgagaataaaaaaaaaaaaaaaatgtacagagAGCATAGTTctttatatacattccttctttattcatGTACCCCTATGATATTATTGCACTTTGTATAAGGTTTATTCTCAATAGCCGATtatcatattattatttatacctCATGCGCGTtcttattattacatatgtacaaaggagtgggattttttcccctaacATGCAATTTCAGCGTGTACTATTAATTTACACTCTACTGCTATTTAAATGGATTATGaaggagaattttttccttaacgtACATATTGTTGAGCCTCTATATATAcgggaaatatattttttttcttcccttctataCACATGTGCCTGTACTTATTCGTACCCTCCCTGAGGAgcatgaatttataaaatgaagtaataagaaggaagtaggATATAATACACAAGGAATTGTGTGTTTATCGtattacaagaaaaaaaaaaaagaagtaaaaaaaaaagaaaaaagagcagaaaaaaagataagcaatctacttatttttttttataaggaCACACACTCTTCTCATAATTTATGcactttattccttcctttccccgtTTATAGTACCTTAGTAATAATGttcctacttttttccttttttttttctttttttttttttaaaagttacAGAAAATAGAAAGAATCTGTAAGGAttggaaggtctaaggagaaggaaggaaaggaaggtctagggaaggaaaggcgatctaaggaggaaggataGAGGGCgagtgaagggaagaatgctctaaggaggaaatgatGGGTCTAAAGAGTAAAGGGGTTAATAGGATGAACAGGTCTAAGAAGGCGATCGCAAGGAAGAGAAgtaaggagtgaaggaagggaaggatctaaggaagaaaagaagaaatggaggATCTGAGGAGGATAGCaagaggtctaaggaaggaaagaatgggtCTAAGCAACGGTctaaagggggaggaaggaaggaggtctaaggaaggaggaaggaaagggtctaaggaagaggaaggaagtagggggtttaaggaggatgaaggaaagcatggtctaaggaggaaggaaaggagggtctaaggataaggaagggggtctaaggaaggaggggtctAGGTAGAACAAGGATGggtctaagaaggaagggaagggaggagggggaaggggtGGAAGTTCCCCCACTACCAcctccaaaaaggggggggcaTCACCATGTTGGATTGGGTAGGTCCGAATTTTGTAGGttataaaaaagtggaacGGGAATGGAAAAGTGGTGTATATGGTTCCCTACCATAAGGGGTTTCCATACCCCTTCCCAACTACGACTATGATAAGACCATTTATTATTGGAATGGTTAACATGTATTAGAACCTCCTCCTCAACACACATAAATGGTCCCACATGGACAGAATCAGTCTACATATGTACGGGTACATTCATAGAAGCCCCGCCCCCCGCCACCCCCAATGAACATTGGGAACCACTATTTTTATATGACCATCATAAACTTTATATAACCATCATGAACTTCATATAACCATCATGAACTTCATATAACCATCATGAACTTCATATAACCATCATGCAACCCAATGAAGAACCTTCCTGTTTTTACAGTGTTATAAATAATGCGTAAGACCAGCTTCGCGTGcatgcatacatgtatataatgaatgGAAGTATATCGGTTTATAGAATACATTATTTGGAATTCATGGTATAGAAAGAGAaaactttttcattctgcAATACATGTGAAGGGGAAGTTCGAAAAAGGAGA
It includes:
- a CDS encoding KIR protein; amino-acid sequence: MKRGECNVNTLPSKQIYAKFEENKNGGKQICSDISTWTEGILDILGNKLKQNHMGAVKPEEIANVWCSISKLNTKEKEPPPSCKVGVVCNFFYFWLGDKLEGKLQGGNAKLKEVIQSFFNKLSDSTGLCASTFLSSTMDTTFLKQRKKVFDYYYDYQTIWNQIKNSGSDGSSCAQKYDSYLNGVEEISTDGGADDAYRKVQANCPSNGGDNFCTEFWKKKFQQNGHGGCGSKPIPPPSQLKEKATSPEEVLPPASDEEDSLDSCLTQLLSQHSEITSLAGKEASTDQLPQGGAGGGTTTPVVASSALGIVGLPALAFFLYKVKLPL